TGGGCTCTTGCTCATACAGGGGGGAGCAACCGAGGTGAGTACAGGTGCCAATCAGCACCAGATATTCTTTCTTGATGGAGCGCCACTGATTCTTGGCGTACGGCGGTTGTTGATCTTGCTCGGAACCGGGGTCGCGCAGCGAACCCTCGATCTGGGCCAGGCCTTCGAGCATCTTGTCGGTGCGATTCACTACCCACACCGGCTGCCCGCGCCATTCCTGCACCACCCGCTGGCCCAATTCCAACTTGCTGATATCGACCTGGACCGGGGCACCGGCGTTCTCCGCCTTGGCGCTAGGCAGCCAGGATTTCACGAAAGGAACCGCCAGCCCCACCGCACCTGCTGCTCCGATCGCCGATGTCAGGCCAATCAGAAAGGTACGGCGGCTGGTATTTACGCCGTCATTGCTCATTGAGATCTTCTCCCCTGGAGCCTGTTTTCATCTGTCTTTTCCATCGTTCGCCGCGTTGCTCTTCCGGTGGATGCCAGGCTTCACATCCACACCCGG
This sequence is a window from Alloalcanivorax dieselolei B5. Protein-coding genes within it:
- the petA gene encoding ubiquinol-cytochrome c reductase iron-sulfur subunit, translating into MSNDGVNTSRRTFLIGLTSAIGAAGAVGLAVPFVKSWLPSAKAENAGAPVQVDISKLELGQRVVQEWRGQPVWVVNRTDKMLEGLAQIEGSLRDPGSEQDQQPPYAKNQWRSIKKEYLVLIGTCTHLGCSPLYEQEPTVQLDHGGFFCPCHGSMFDLAGRVYQGVPAPTNLVVPPHSYLSESVIIVGSEEGETQA